Proteins encoded together in one Streptomyces sp. B1I3 window:
- a CDS encoding MFS transporter, whose amino-acid sequence MPAAVPGNPYRRLLATPGARAFTAGNLLARLPMGMFSVSAVIMIAGAHGSYALAGTVTATGLAATAVVAPWTARLVDRYGQARIAVPATAVAVLGSLALVLCVHYDAPVWTLFASYAATATTPNTGGMSRARWAHLHKGDPGALHTANSFEQAADELCFMLGPVLAASLCGALFPEAGTLTGAVLLMTGVLIFAAQRATEPPVAPHIRAASPLRTRGMPALLTVFLATGAVFGAMEVVSIAHAGGAILALQAGGSCVAGLLYGSLRPAASVGRRLVLCLTGMTALMSLPLIAASATRSLPVLAGCLLLAGAATAPTMVTGMTLVQRLTPQAQLNEGMTLAVTALLGGIAAGSAAGGWTVEHSGTVTGYAVPVCAAALALAVAAAGTRKA is encoded by the coding sequence ATGCCTGCCGCCGTGCCCGGCAACCCGTATCGCCGGCTGCTCGCCACCCCCGGCGCCCGCGCCTTCACGGCGGGCAACCTCCTCGCCCGGCTGCCCATGGGGATGTTCAGCGTCAGCGCCGTCATCATGATCGCCGGGGCGCACGGGTCGTACGCCCTGGCCGGAACCGTCACCGCGACCGGACTGGCCGCGACCGCCGTGGTCGCCCCCTGGACCGCACGGCTCGTCGACCGGTACGGCCAGGCCAGGATCGCCGTGCCCGCCACCGCCGTCGCCGTGCTCGGCTCACTCGCCCTCGTGCTCTGTGTGCACTACGACGCTCCGGTCTGGACCCTCTTCGCCTCGTACGCCGCCACGGCCACCACCCCCAACACCGGCGGGATGTCACGGGCCCGCTGGGCGCACCTGCACAAGGGCGATCCGGGCGCCCTGCACACCGCGAACTCCTTCGAACAGGCCGCCGACGAGCTGTGCTTCATGCTCGGCCCGGTGCTGGCCGCCTCGCTGTGCGGGGCGCTCTTCCCCGAAGCCGGCACCCTCACCGGCGCGGTCCTGCTGATGACCGGTGTCCTGATCTTCGCGGCTCAGCGGGCGACCGAGCCGCCGGTCGCCCCACACATCCGCGCCGCCTCCCCACTGCGGACCCGCGGCATGCCCGCCCTGCTGACCGTCTTCCTGGCGACCGGTGCCGTCTTCGGCGCCATGGAGGTCGTCTCGATCGCCCACGCCGGGGGCGCGATCCTCGCCCTTCAGGCGGGCGGCTCCTGCGTGGCCGGACTGCTCTACGGTTCACTGCGCCCCGCCGCGAGCGTCGGCCGCAGGCTGGTGCTCTGTCTCACCGGCATGACCGCGCTGATGTCCCTTCCGCTGATCGCCGCGTCCGCCACCCGTTCCCTGCCGGTGCTGGCGGGCTGCCTGCTGCTGGCGGGCGCGGCCACCGCGCCCACCATGGTCACCGGCATGACGCTCGTGCAGCGCCTCACCCCGCAGGCGCAGCTCAACGAGGGCATGACGCTGGCGGTCACCGCGCTCCTGGGGGGAATAGCCGCGGGTTCCGCGGCCGGCGGCTGGACGGTCGAGCATTCCGGGACGGTGACCGGCTATGCGGTGCCGGTGTGCGCCGCGGCCCTGGCCCTGGCCGTCGCGGCAGCCGGGACGCGCAAAGCCTGA
- a CDS encoding LysR family transcriptional regulator, whose amino-acid sequence MAPSDTDPRLLRAFVAVAEELHFTRAAARLYVAQQALSRDIRRLERELRRELFVRTTRQVSLTPDGERLLPYARRVLEAQDHLAEAFADPAARPLLVDLNTDGMTAARVLARARELVPECELMARFESGLTYAAGEVLAGRLDVSFGRAAGLDPGVLARLRVQPVRYEPMAVLLPHGHPLAGRAVVAMDELSGETVYAGAGNARTREWTDLASQLFAQWDIVLAPPAPLAVGVAEFQRVMAKSGNPVLAVVDFPPLPGTVVRPLVRPVPLSPLLMVRRAGPDHPGLGALSAAAAELAATEGWMARPTGSWLPESDESLMRHRFFTTAETGSGW is encoded by the coding sequence ATGGCCCCCTCCGACACCGATCCCCGGCTCCTGCGCGCATTCGTCGCCGTGGCCGAGGAGCTGCACTTCACCCGCGCCGCCGCCCGGCTCTACGTCGCGCAGCAGGCGCTGAGCCGGGACATCCGCCGGCTGGAGCGCGAGCTGCGCAGGGAGCTCTTCGTGCGCACCACCCGCCAGGTGTCACTCACGCCGGACGGGGAAAGGCTCCTCCCGTACGCCCGCCGGGTGCTCGAGGCGCAGGACCATCTCGCCGAAGCGTTCGCCGATCCGGCCGCCCGTCCGCTGCTCGTCGACCTCAACACCGACGGGATGACCGCGGCCCGGGTGCTGGCCAGGGCGCGTGAGCTCGTTCCCGAGTGCGAGCTGATGGCCCGCTTCGAGAGCGGACTGACCTATGCGGCCGGTGAGGTGCTCGCCGGCCGGCTCGACGTCTCCTTCGGGAGGGCCGCGGGGCTCGACCCGGGGGTGCTCGCCCGGCTCCGCGTACAGCCGGTGCGGTACGAGCCGATGGCCGTCCTGCTGCCGCACGGTCACCCCCTGGCAGGGCGTGCGGTCGTCGCCATGGATGAACTGTCCGGCGAGACCGTCTACGCGGGGGCGGGCAATGCGCGCACCCGGGAATGGACGGATCTTGCCTCCCAACTCTTCGCGCAGTGGGACATCGTGCTCGCCCCGCCCGCCCCTCTCGCCGTCGGAGTGGCCGAATTCCAACGGGTGATGGCGAAGTCCGGGAACCCCGTACTGGCTGTCGTCGACTTCCCACCGCTGCCGGGCACGGTCGTACGCCCCTTGGTGCGGCCGGTGCCGCTGTCCCCCCTGCTGATGGTCCGGCGGGCCGGGCCGGACCATCCGGGCCTGGGTGCGCTGAGCGCCGCAGCGGCCGAATTGGCTGCCACAGAGGGATGGATGGCACGGCCAACCGGATCGTGGCTGCCCGAAAGCGACGAGTCACTCATGCGTCACCGTTTCTTCACAACAGCTGAGACGGGGTCCGGATGGTGA